The genomic stretch TGCGGACGTCCGTCCGTTCGTTTCAACGACACGATTGCAGCTCCTATCCGATCAGCTTGATATATAGCATCCTGTTTCGTGGTCCATCGAATTCGCAGAAAAATACTCGCTGCCATGTTCCCAACACAAGCTTTCCATCCTCGACGATGATGAGCTGCTCCGGTCCGATGAGAGAAGTCTTGATATGGGCCGCGGAATTCCCTTCCGCATGTCTATACCCATCCTGAAGGGGTATGATTTTATCGAGTTCCTTGAGGATGTCTGATTGGACGGCCGGATCCGCCCCCTCGTTTACGGTCACGGCCGCGGTGGTGTGGGGCGCATACAAAACGCACAGACCGTCTTTAAAGCCGGCGCCGTCGATCTCCCCCTGAATTCTTCCCGTAATGTCGATCATCTCCGTTCGGGCGGAAGATTTTACGTTGACGGCGATCATCATTTTCCCCCCGTTTTCATAGAAGAATCAAAGGCGACTCGGATTTCCCGCCGGACTCGTCTTCATCTTCGGCTTCCGTCCGTTGCCACAAGCCGATGGAAGCCTCCACCAGATTCAGAAGAAACGGATTCTCCGGAACGAGCCGGTGCTCACCCGTTACATCCAGCGAAGCCGCGGCAGCGATTCGCGCCAGATCCTCCTTTCCGTTCCGCCAAAACAGATAGGCCGTTTCCTCCAGCCGCCGCTTCATGCGATCCCGCCGCTCGGGTGTAAACAACGTTTTTACAGCCTGCTCGTAGATCCCGGCCAACCGGACCCGCTGCTGAGACTCGGACATAACGATCATACTTTCCTCGGCCTGCCGCACTCTTTGAATATAAGGCTCCACCTCGTCCAGGTCCAAAACCCAAGGCAAAATCATGTCGTCCTTGATCAGTTCGTCCGACCTCCTCAGAAGTACGGGGTTTGACTCGATGTCCTCTTTGGACACGTATTCAAAAATCAGGGGAGTTGCCGCAACGGGTGACTGGTGTTCCACATAGTCCCTCCACTCGGCGTAGCCGGGCGGAGGCGTGGAGCCACGAGCGCTCATCACGGATACTGCTTCCCGAAAAAGGATACAAACGTGTCCCGGACTTGTGGGATAGACCTCTGTCTCAGTGTCTTTTTCAAAGAGTTTGAGAAACCCTTTGAATTCGCTCTGACTCATTTCCAGGCTTTTGAATTCGACAAAGCCATCCGTCTCATTGAACATACTGATGGCTGTTCTGGTTCCCAGCGTTTCCCGTGGCGCCGACAGGATGGCAATGCGGGATCCCGAATGATCAATGGAACTTACATATGCGCTGGGCTCTCTTTTCTCCGCTTTCCGGTAAATTCCACCCTTCGGCTTTTCGAACTCCGCTTGCCGGTCGAGACCTGATTGTTTCAGGTGATGCCGCGCACGCCTTACCTGTTTCCGAAACTCCTTATTGTCGCGGAGTGTCTCGAGTTCCGCCAGCACGCGAACCGAAAAGGACGATGGATTTTCCTGCGCCAGCGAGATTACAAGCCGGCATAGGGCCTCGGAAGTACGGCAGGCCTCGATAACCTCGTTAACCGCATCGTCGTTCGCCGGATCCGGGGTCATGGACCACTTCTCCTTCAAAACCTCCAGTTTCCCCGTCTCTTCCGCGGTTAGGACAGGAGCATGTTCGGTCTTATGTTTCTTCTTGGCTTTTCCCATAAATGCAACCTTGACGCGCTCTGAAGTTTCAATGGAACCAGGACCATTAGAGGGAGCTTTCCTTCGCTCTGCCTTGAGATTTCATCAGAACTGAAGCTCCACTCCCATGGTGAGTATCAGCCCACCGAGATCGAAATCCTCTTGTCCAAACCGGTCGATGACTTCGTAGCGACCTTGCATGACCAGGAACGTCTCTTTCACTCCGGTAATTTGATAAAAACCGTCCGAATCATCGGGAGCAATGGCATTCAGAGACATACGAACCCCTAGAGACCCGTGGTAACCGGCGGTGAATCCGCTCTCTTCCCCCAAATCCTTAATTTCTTCATTGTAATAGTCACCCTGTACGCCGGCGTCGATGTACGGTATGAATAGTTGGTCCTCGACATATTCGAATCGGTAGCGAATGGTGAACTCCACGGGGACAATGAGAAGAGTCGAGTCCTGGCCCGTTCTTCGGCCGGACGACGTCAGCGCCTCGGCGTTCAATGCCTTGAGTCCGACGCCGACCGTGGTCTCGAAATTCGAGCGGTTGATCCACGTAATAGTCACACCTCCGGCGAATCCCCCCTGATCGTACGTCTCCTCGACCATGCCGTCCATCGGCAAGAAATACCCGGCCTTCAGACCCAGCATGATGCCGGTGACATTGCGGTAATCCTCCGCGTGCACCTGCACGTTCCAGGAACACAGCATCAATAGAACCCAAAGTCCGATCCGTCCCTTGCCCGCTCGAACGCAAAGCCCAATCAGCAATGCAATCAGTCCGGCCGGAACCACCGGCCACCAGCATGGCCGGACACTCGACGCCGTATCGATGAAGCACCCGCCGCCCGAAGGAATGGCGCCCACAATGATCTCCGGCGTTTCGCTCACTTCATTGCTCGGACCGCTCTCGTTCGTAGCCTTATCCAAGGCCGAAACCGTTGCAAAGTAAGTAGCGCCGTTCACCAGTCCGGTCAATTCGTAACGGAGTACATTGCCGGTGTCCACCGATTGGTCGAGCCGGCCCGACTCCGTACCGTAGGACAGCCGATACCCTCCAATGCCCGATCCGGTATCCGTGCCGGCATTCCATTGAAAGATAAGCAGTTCATCGCCAAGGGCTACTCTTAAGTTGGCGGGGATCGAAGGGGCCACGGTATCGAGGATCACCTCGGACGCAATGCGGCCCGTGGTGGACGTCGCCGTCTCATCCACGTACACGAACACAAAGTAAGCCCCATCCCCCTGGGTCAGCTCCGAAGCAGTGACGGCTACCTGCCGGTCCTGG from Deltaproteobacteria bacterium encodes the following:
- a CDS encoding YjbQ family protein; protein product: MMIAVNVKSSARTEMIDITGRIQGEIDGAGFKDGLCVLYAPHTTAAVTVNEGADPAVQSDILKELDKIIPLQDGYRHAEGNSAAHIKTSLIGPEQLIIVEDGKLVLGTWQRVFFCEFDGPRNRMLYIKLIG
- a CDS encoding beta-propeller fold lactonase family protein: MMSKQGALTTGIALVLMAVTWLFNSTASAFPNRVVATLTVGKGPSRIALDGSDKFAYVTNRTDGTVSRINVYTFQAKPEALKVGTDPIGVIVRTDNARVYVANSLDNTISVVDPTNFSVTSSFATAGFPQGLAVKPSGGVLYVATRNDGLVRAYNSLDNSLQLTLDLGDGVDPFSLAVTPDGLHVLVVSRGLGVVTVLKATDFSVEGSVAVGAGPQGIAVDPNGKFAYVANTLSDSVSKIDIANFTLINSVNVGGDPSGIVVASDNDFAYVTQRSDNSVGVIRISDFSVGSTGITVGRNPQGLALTSDGRYLLVVNEDDGTVNVLTDAPHVSIRSTEPSAINDSDNPTSTITWRSDRSGPYQVEVGGDGVKGSGEIIDSGTAQADQDRQVAVTASELTQGDGAYFVFVYVDETATSTTGRIASEVILDTVAPSIPANLRVALGDELLIFQWNAGTDTGSGIGGYRLSYGTESGRLDQSVDTGNVLRYELTGLVNGATYFATVSALDKATNESGPSNEVSETPEIIVGAIPSGGGCFIDTASSVRPCWWPVVPAGLIALLIGLCVRAGKGRIGLWVLLMLCSWNVQVHAEDYRNVTGIMLGLKAGYFLPMDGMVEETYDQGGFAGGVTITWINRSNFETTVGVGLKALNAEALTSSGRRTGQDSTLLIVPVEFTIRYRFEYVEDQLFIPYIDAGVQGDYYNEEIKDLGEESGFTAGYHGSLGVRMSLNAIAPDDSDGFYQITGVKETFLVMQGRYEVIDRFGQEDFDLGGLILTMGVELQF